A region from the Mesorhizobium sp. J8 genome encodes:
- a CDS encoding SH3 domain-containing protein — MKSCVSTAMSVAVLAAGLAFSSQSHATVFAAWQVVGVPFGDTLNARKYPSNASQKQAAYPNGTVLQMTGRCTGGVNLLDIARQPQWKQRQAIRYRWCEVWHDPAQNGHFVAGWVYGKYIAPY; from the coding sequence ATGAAATCCTGTGTCTCTACCGCAATGTCCGTCGCCGTCCTGGCGGCGGGTCTGGCTTTTTCCAGTCAGTCTCATGCAACCGTCTTTGCCGCCTGGCAAGTGGTGGGGGTGCCGTTCGGCGATACGCTCAATGCGCGAAAGTATCCGTCCAACGCATCGCAGAAACAGGCCGCCTATCCGAACGGCACCGTGCTGCAGATGACGGGCCGCTGCACCGGTGGCGTGAACCTGCTCGACATCGCCCGGCAGCCGCAATGGAAGCAGCGCCAGGCGATCCGCTATCGCTGGTGCGAGGTCTGGCACGATCCGGCGCAGAATGGTCACTTCGTCGCCGGTTGGGTCTATGGCAAATATATCGCGCCTTACTGA
- a CDS encoding MucR family transcriptional regulator, with translation MEIVETPSKNGDALIELTADVVAAYVSNNPVPVGELPNLIADVHAALGRVGGSPEQPSAEKQKPAVNPKRSVHDDYIVCLEDGKKFKSLKRHLMTHYNLTPEEYREKWGLDANYPMVAPNYAAARSQLAKKMGLGRKRKGR, from the coding sequence ATGGAAATCGTCGAAACACCTTCGAAAAACGGTGATGCGCTGATCGAGCTGACCGCCGATGTCGTCGCCGCCTATGTCAGCAACAACCCGGTGCCGGTCGGGGAACTGCCAAACCTTATTGCCGACGTCCATGCAGCGTTGGGCCGCGTCGGCGGCTCGCCGGAGCAGCCGTCGGCCGAGAAGCAGAAGCCGGCCGTCAACCCGAAGCGCTCCGTCCATGACGACTATATCGTCTGTCTCGAGGACGGAAAGAAGTTCAAGTCGCTGAAGCGGCATTTGATGACCCACTACAATCTCACGCCGGAAGAGTACCGTGAGAAGTGGGGCCTTGACGCCAACTACCCGATGGTGGCCCCCAATTATGCGGCCGCCCGCTCGCAGCTCGCCAAGAAGATGGGCCTGGGCCGCAAGCGCAAAGGCCGCTGA
- a CDS encoding SufE family protein, with product MITPIQTIRDDFSLLDEWEDRYRYVIELGEGLPPFPEAERTAANKVPGCVSQVWLTTERGDGADPVISFQGDSDAHIVRGLVAIMLALFSGRRASEIQGTDAEATLKELGLDEHLSPQRANGLRSMVKRIKRDAEAALKQTA from the coding sequence ATGATCACCCCGATCCAGACGATCCGCGACGACTTTTCCCTGCTCGATGAGTGGGAGGACCGCTATCGCTATGTGATCGAGCTTGGCGAAGGCCTGCCGCCATTTCCCGAGGCGGAACGCACGGCCGCGAACAAGGTGCCCGGCTGCGTGAGCCAGGTGTGGCTCACCACCGAGCGGGGCGACGGCGCCGATCCGGTGATCAGCTTCCAGGGCGATTCCGATGCCCATATCGTGCGCGGCCTCGTCGCCATCATGCTGGCATTGTTTTCAGGCAGGCGTGCAAGCGAAATCCAAGGCACGGATGCCGAAGCGACGCTGAAGGAACTCGGGCTCGACGAGCATCTGTCGCCGCAGCGCGCCAACGGCCTGCGCTCGATGGTCAAGCGCATCAAGCGCGATGCCGAAGCGGCGCTGAAACAGACCGCCTGA
- a CDS encoding DUF5330 domain-containing protein, which translates to MGFLIRMAFWFSLVLLALPLGVGPGEDGEQSVGPIQALFAAREAVGDIAGLCERKPDVCETGKSAMYTITVRAKETAKIAAAMIDDKQSGQSGQAGTPETKGADGSVTTTGSVAEDIVLPAKVNIPVMLTAKN; encoded by the coding sequence ATGGGCTTTCTGATCAGGATGGCTTTCTGGTTTTCGCTGGTGCTGCTGGCGCTGCCGCTTGGCGTCGGCCCGGGCGAGGACGGCGAGCAGAGCGTCGGGCCGATCCAGGCGCTGTTTGCGGCGCGCGAGGCGGTCGGCGACATTGCCGGGCTCTGCGAGCGCAAGCCCGATGTCTGCGAAACCGGCAAATCGGCCATGTACACCATCACCGTTCGCGCCAAGGAAACGGCCAAGATCGCCGCGGCCATGATCGACGACAAGCAGTCCGGGCAGTCCGGGCAGGCAGGCACGCCCGAGACGAAGGGCGCGGATGGCTCCGTCACGACCACCGGCAGCGTCGCCGAGGACATTGTGTTGCCCGCCAAGGTCAACATTCCGGTGATGTTGACGGCGAAGAACTGA
- a CDS encoding sensor histidine kinase, translating to MVHPTVTGETERLRQRRFIGVMFAAPFLAAGAAVTLVTSSLGAAVTMAAIFAAFGLCWFAALLVAATGHMAFASRMAVVLAGLALAGAIAAAGGLASPVALLAAALPVETWWVSGTRRATLSGALAAVGAIVLQPLASHVLPSGEIAAWHWLLPLTWALTLAPRAAALADPADSRLTEPAADRLEDVIDAVVLRLARQGDVLDASAKARSILRLAPELLLGTGLFDRVHLSDRVAYLTALADMREGALKRRLDLRIRLPREGSSAADNFRPFSLELLRGHADRDAFTLVLRENDDVAALREELAQAKEEAATAEVAKGRFLAVVSHELRTPLNAIIGFSDMLLHEMFGAFKDPRQKEYVGLVRESGQHLLSVVTSILDVSRIEAGAYATELEPFRFVEAVDMCRSMMRPLADAKGIVLATQIAPDAGEINADRRAVQQILINLASNAVKFTPDGGSVAIGAKRVGSRLHFWVSDTGIGIAAEDMGNLGKPFMQIQNDYTRRFEGTGLGLSLVKGLVALHDGTMSIESAPGEGTTVTIGLPVNGPKRHSGAPSGVLAMPAAKPKGDRDGEGNGSLRKTA from the coding sequence ATGGTTCATCCGACCGTGACGGGTGAGACCGAGCGCTTGCGCCAGCGCCGCTTCATCGGCGTCATGTTTGCCGCTCCGTTCCTGGCTGCGGGCGCCGCGGTCACGCTTGTCACGTCCAGCCTCGGCGCGGCCGTCACGATGGCGGCGATCTTTGCCGCTTTCGGCCTATGCTGGTTCGCGGCGCTTCTGGTGGCGGCTACCGGTCACATGGCGTTCGCCAGCCGCATGGCTGTGGTGCTGGCGGGCCTTGCCCTCGCCGGAGCTATTGCCGCGGCGGGCGGGTTGGCCTCGCCTGTCGCTTTGCTTGCCGCCGCCTTGCCGGTCGAGACCTGGTGGGTCTCCGGAACGCGGCGGGCCACGTTGTCAGGTGCCTTGGCGGCGGTCGGTGCGATCGTGCTTCAGCCCCTCGCCAGCCATGTCCTGCCATCGGGCGAAATCGCAGCCTGGCATTGGCTGCTGCCGCTCACCTGGGCGCTGACGCTGGCACCGCGGGCCGCCGCCTTGGCCGATCCGGCAGACTCGCGGCTGACCGAGCCTGCCGCCGATCGTCTTGAGGACGTCATCGACGCCGTCGTGCTGCGCCTCGCGCGCCAGGGCGACGTGCTCGACGCCTCCGCCAAGGCGCGTTCGATCCTCAGATTGGCGCCGGAGCTCTTGCTCGGCACCGGCCTTTTCGACCGCGTCCATCTTTCCGATCGCGTCGCCTATCTCACAGCTCTGGCCGATATGCGCGAGGGCGCGCTGAAGCGCCGGCTCGACCTGCGCATCCGGCTGCCGCGCGAGGGTTCGAGCGCGGCCGACAATTTCCGCCCGTTCAGCCTCGAGCTGCTGCGCGGCCACGCCGATCGCGACGCCTTCACCCTGGTCCTGCGTGAAAACGACGATGTCGCGGCGCTGCGGGAGGAGCTTGCCCAAGCGAAGGAGGAGGCCGCGACCGCCGAAGTGGCCAAGGGCCGCTTCCTTGCGGTGGTCAGCCACGAGCTGCGGACGCCGCTCAACGCCATCATCGGCTTCTCCGACATGCTGCTGCACGAGATGTTCGGCGCCTTCAAGGACCCGCGCCAGAAGGAATATGTCGGTCTGGTCAGGGAATCCGGCCAGCATCTTCTGTCCGTCGTCACCTCGATACTCGACGTGTCGCGGATCGAGGCGGGCGCCTATGCGACCGAACTGGAGCCGTTCCGCTTCGTCGAGGCGGTCGACATGTGCCGCTCGATGATGCGGCCGCTGGCCGACGCCAAGGGCATCGTTCTTGCCACGCAGATCGCGCCGGATGCGGGCGAGATCAATGCCGACCGCCGCGCCGTACAGCAGATCCTGATCAATCTCGCTTCTAACGCCGTCAAGTTCACGCCCGATGGCGGCAGCGTGGCGATCGGCGCCAAGCGCGTCGGCTCGCGCCTGCATTTCTGGGTGAGCGACACCGGCATCGGTATCGCCGCGGAGGACATGGGCAATCTCGGCAAGCCGTTCATGCAGATCCAGAACGACTACACGCGCCGTTTCGAGGGAACCGGGCTCGGCCTGTCGCTGGTCAAGGGCCTGGTCGCGCTGCACGACGGCACGATGTCGATCGAGAGCGCGCCGGGTGAGGGCACGACGGTGACGATCGGCCTGCCGGTGAACGGGCCGAAGCGGCATTCCGGGGCGCCTTCCGGCGTGCTGGCCATGCCGGCGGCGAAGCCGAAGGGGGACAGAGATGGGGAGGGAAATGGCTCGCTCCGCAAAACGGCCTAA
- a CDS encoding peptidoglycan-binding protein, producing MARSAKRPKVVEPERGVLAEGAVAVGQLIASNPVLVGGSTAFLVTLFYVSANALWYQPFPHTGAFFATRSIENFPHTVSNEPETTINIVRQAPAQPAAKPDPVVQQVQGILKDLNFYDGTVDGLTGPATRKAIQAYQLKVGLPGSGEIDGALLDQLGARQTTAAIPHPAPRPADGVAVPAAKPPVIPVSAPADGATQSPDARIVKIQAGLKAFGNNDMQLDGKVGARTKAAIKEFQALFGLPETGEPDEAVYVKMREIGLTN from the coding sequence ATGGCTCGCTCCGCAAAACGGCCTAAGGTCGTCGAACCCGAACGCGGCGTCCTCGCCGAAGGCGCTGTCGCGGTCGGTCAGCTGATCGCGAGCAATCCGGTCTTGGTCGGCGGCTCGACCGCCTTCCTGGTGACGCTGTTCTATGTCTCGGCCAATGCGCTCTGGTATCAGCCTTTTCCGCATACCGGCGCCTTCTTTGCCACCCGCAGCATCGAGAATTTCCCGCACACCGTCTCTAACGAACCGGAAACCACCATCAACATTGTTCGCCAGGCGCCGGCGCAGCCTGCCGCCAAGCCGGATCCGGTCGTCCAGCAGGTGCAGGGCATTCTGAAGGATCTCAATTTTTATGACGGCACGGTCGATGGCCTCACAGGCCCGGCCACGCGCAAAGCGATCCAGGCCTATCAACTGAAAGTCGGGCTGCCCGGCTCGGGCGAGATCGACGGCGCGTTGCTCGACCAGCTTGGCGCCCGCCAGACGACGGCAGCCATTCCCCATCCGGCGCCGCGGCCGGCCGACGGCGTGGCCGTCCCGGCCGCCAAGCCGCCCGTCATCCCGGTTTCCGCCCCGGCCGATGGCGCCACGCAATCGCCCGATGCCCGCATCGTCAAGATCCAGGCCGGCCTCAAGGCTTTCGGCAACAATGATATGCAGCTCGACGGCAAGGTCGGCGCGCGTACCAAGGCCGCGATCAAGGAATTCCAGGCGCTCTTCGGCCTGCCCGAGACCGGCGAGCCGGACGAGGCTGTCTATGTCAAGATGCGCGAGATCGGCCTGACGAACTGA
- a CDS encoding DUF1491 family protein has translation MRVTTDLWVSALVRRVFGAGGFAAIVKRGATEAGAVFVLSRGRLGEVALYGPAPQTSYDSADPDERFFALLDSSDDGSAFDARLEREKKFDPDIWVVEIEAGTIPVEELLLVKAD, from the coding sequence ATGCGCGTGACCACCGATCTCTGGGTCTCGGCCCTTGTGCGCCGCGTCTTCGGCGCCGGCGGCTTTGCCGCGATCGTCAAGCGCGGCGCGACCGAGGCGGGCGCAGTTTTCGTGCTGTCGCGCGGGCGTCTGGGGGAGGTGGCCCTCTATGGGCCGGCGCCGCAGACGAGCTACGATTCGGCTGATCCCGACGAGCGCTTCTTTGCCCTGCTCGATTCAAGCGACGACGGCTCGGCCTTCGATGCGCGGCTGGAGCGGGAAAAGAAATTCGACCCCGACATCTGGGTGGTCGAGATCGAGGCGGGGACCATTCCGGTCGAAGAGCTTCTTTTAGTGAAGGCCGACTAG
- a CDS encoding carboxymuconolactone decarboxylase family protein, which translates to MTHQSPNISESRLERGKRALAEIDGEAGHKVIAALADIAPDFANYVFEFSFGDIYSRPGLDLRSREIATIAALTAMGTATPQLKVHIEAGLNVGLTKDEIVEIIIQMTVYAGFPATLNGLFAAKEVFAARFPVQNGEAA; encoded by the coding sequence ATGACGCATCAATCCCCGAACATCAGCGAAAGCCGGCTGGAACGCGGCAAGCGGGCGCTCGCTGAAATCGACGGCGAAGCCGGCCACAAAGTCATTGCCGCCCTCGCTGACATTGCCCCCGACTTCGCGAACTACGTGTTCGAATTCTCGTTTGGCGACATCTACAGCCGCCCCGGTCTCGATCTGCGCTCCCGTGAGATCGCCACCATCGCGGCGCTGACAGCGATGGGAACCGCGACCCCGCAACTGAAAGTCCATATCGAGGCGGGACTCAATGTCGGGCTGACCAAGGACGAAATCGTTGAAATCATCATCCAGATGACGGTCTATGCCGGCTTTCCCGCGACGCTCAACGGGCTGTTTGCGGCCAAAGAAGTCTTCGCCGCCCGGTTTCCCGTCCAGAACGGGGAAGCGGCATGA
- a CDS encoding MerR family transcriptional regulator — MKIGELAKRSGLSAYTIRYYERIGLLPHADRDQSGQRDYDASILTWIEFLDRLKTTGMPIREMLRYAALRERGVDTEAERGALLKQHRERVRAHVAKLQACLLVLDTKIAGYAGVKQRMKDYDASIPEHQRKPAGTRQAGAR, encoded by the coding sequence ATGAAGATTGGCGAGTTGGCGAAGCGTTCGGGACTGTCTGCCTACACTATCCGTTACTATGAGCGGATCGGGCTGCTTCCCCACGCCGACAGGGACCAATCGGGCCAACGTGACTACGACGCGTCAATCCTGACCTGGATAGAATTTCTCGACCGCCTCAAAACGACCGGGATGCCCATTCGGGAAATGCTGCGTTACGCGGCCTTGCGGGAGCGCGGCGTCGACACGGAAGCGGAGCGCGGCGCGCTGCTCAAGCAGCACCGTGAGCGTGTCCGTGCGCATGTGGCCAAACTGCAAGCCTGCCTTCTCGTCCTCGATACCAAGATCGCTGGATATGCCGGCGTGAAACAGAGGATGAAGGACTATGACGCATCAATCCCCGAACATCAGCGAAAGCCGGCTGGAACGCGGCAAGCGGGCGCTCGCTGA
- a CDS encoding DUF1254 domain-containing protein → MRRLLHALILGLIGAGIVHIVVLFLVPEFSERDAWSRLAMASDLYKMTRLDAEAGGAPVVKSVDPLFYAAACRFDLSDGLVRIRAPGDVPFWSASVYDRSGHNIYSFNDHNANGEKLDAVVLTPAQMIDVRRDLPEDLQGAIFVEAPIEEGIFVVRAFVPDESWKPIVSRFLEQSACELQDY, encoded by the coding sequence ATGCGTAGGCTGCTGCATGCCCTGATCCTCGGCCTCATCGGCGCCGGCATCGTGCATATCGTCGTCTTGTTCCTGGTGCCGGAATTTTCCGAACGCGATGCCTGGTCGCGGCTGGCGATGGCATCCGACCTCTACAAGATGACGCGGCTGGACGCCGAGGCCGGCGGCGCGCCGGTGGTGAAGTCGGTCGATCCGCTGTTTTACGCGGCCGCCTGCCGGTTCGATCTCTCGGACGGGCTGGTCAGGATCCGGGCGCCGGGCGACGTGCCGTTCTGGTCGGCCTCGGTCTACGACCGCAGCGGCCACAACATCTATTCCTTCAACGACCACAACGCCAATGGCGAGAAGCTCGATGCGGTGGTGCTGACGCCCGCGCAGATGATCGATGTGCGGCGCGACCTTCCGGAGGATCTGCAGGGCGCTATCTTCGTCGAGGCGCCGATCGAGGAAGGCATCTTCGTCGTCCGCGCCTTCGTGCCGGACGAGAGCTGGAAGCCGATCGTGTCGCGCTTCCTCGAGCAGAGCGCCTGCGAATTGCAGGACTATTGA
- a CDS encoding DUF1214 domain-containing protein, with amino-acid sequence MLKNAILTLLSLAIAIGLGGYSVWYALNAQDGIGAIRIGQWTAFPEVGTLNADPYSKARVAREGVLALGQAEGLAFVAERDDAGEPLKRECTYTIEGGYPTARFWTLYAADQSLGVIDTGKPRQSALQSYEVLRQPDNSVVISVGNRPAPGNWLLTGGSGKMYFVLTFYDTPIASSTGLSDVTLPRILKAGCNA; translated from the coding sequence ATGCTCAAGAACGCCATCCTGACGCTGCTTTCGCTTGCCATCGCCATCGGGCTTGGCGGCTACAGCGTCTGGTATGCGCTCAATGCGCAGGACGGCATCGGCGCGATCCGCATCGGCCAATGGACCGCTTTCCCCGAAGTCGGGACGCTCAACGCCGACCCCTACTCCAAGGCGCGCGTGGCACGCGAGGGCGTGCTGGCGCTTGGGCAGGCCGAGGGGCTTGCCTTCGTCGCCGAGCGCGACGATGCCGGCGAGCCGCTGAAACGCGAATGCACCTACACGATCGAAGGCGGTTATCCCACCGCCCGCTTCTGGACGCTCTATGCCGCCGACCAGTCGCTTGGCGTGATCGACACAGGCAAGCCGAGGCAGTCGGCGCTGCAATCCTACGAAGTGCTGCGCCAGCCCGACAATTCGGTCGTCATTTCCGTCGGCAACCGCCCCGCTCCCGGCAACTGGCTGCTGACCGGCGGCTCCGGCAAGATGTATTTCGTGCTGACCTTCTACGACACGCCGATCGCCTCGAGCACCGGCCTCTCGGACGTCACGCTGCCGCGCATCCTGAAGGCGGGCTGCAATGCGTAG
- a CDS encoding transglycosylase domain-containing protein gives MASPSKPRKRRGRIASAALAVDAWLDSSLYEIGFKAREFWEAATIFSRRFRVHGWRRAIIEVLSEGFTMGAGGFVVLLALAMPAFDITAGDWRNQGDFAVTFLDRYGNEIGQRGIIQRDSVPVDEMPDIVIKAVLATEDRRFFDHYGIDILGLSRALFENMRANSVVQGGSSITQQLAKNLFLSNERTLERKIKEAFLSLWLEANLSKKEILQLYLDRAYMGGGTFGIEAAADFYFGKSVKDLSLAEAAMLAGLFKAPTKYAPHINLPAARARANVVLSNLVDAGFMTEGQVLQARLHPADVVDRGEQKSPDYFLDWAFDEVKKIAKPGQHSLVAHTTFDANIQKAAEESVEFHLRQFGKEYNVTEGAVVVIETNGAVRAIVGGRDYGASQFNRATKALRQTGSSFKPYVYATAMEHGFTPDSVVSGGAISWGGWSPHNYNGGSAGNVTLLTAIAKSINTVPVRLAKDYLGIGPIKAMAESMGVESPLESHKTMVLGTSGMTVMDQATGYSVFAQNGFVGSRHGITQLVTRTGEVVYDWAKDAPPPHRVLSEKALKYMNTMLAAVPAIGTARRAQLPNIVVAGKTGTTQSYRDAWFVGFTGNYTAAVWLGNDDFTPTNKMTGGTLPAMVWQRLMVYAHQNIDLKPIPGLDHPWVDPEVAAKAEEAAKKEADAAAAQAEAERPPVLSSRTSQTLRDMTKAFQAAPVLNAPALPETLSAL, from the coding sequence ATGGCAAGTCCTTCGAAACCACGCAAGAGAAGAGGCCGGATCGCCTCGGCGGCTCTGGCCGTCGACGCGTGGCTTGATTCCTCGCTCTATGAGATCGGCTTCAAGGCGCGTGAATTCTGGGAAGCGGCGACCATCTTTTCCCGCCGCTTCCGGGTGCATGGCTGGCGCCGCGCCATCATAGAGGTGCTGAGCGAAGGTTTCACCATGGGCGCCGGCGGCTTCGTGGTGCTGCTGGCGCTCGCCATGCCGGCCTTCGACATCACCGCCGGCGACTGGCGCAACCAGGGCGACTTCGCCGTCACCTTCCTGGACCGCTACGGCAACGAGATTGGCCAGCGCGGCATCATCCAGCGCGATTCCGTGCCGGTCGACGAGATGCCGGACATCGTCATCAAGGCGGTGCTGGCGACCGAGGACCGGCGTTTCTTCGACCATTACGGCATCGACATCCTAGGCCTGTCGCGCGCGCTCTTCGAGAATATGCGCGCGAATTCCGTGGTCCAGGGCGGCTCCAGCATCACGCAGCAGCTCGCCAAGAACCTGTTCCTGTCCAACGAGCGCACCTTGGAGCGCAAGATCAAGGAAGCCTTCCTGTCGCTGTGGCTGGAGGCGAACCTTTCCAAGAAGGAGATCCTGCAACTCTATCTCGACCGCGCCTATATGGGCGGCGGCACGTTCGGCATCGAGGCAGCGGCGGATTTCTATTTCGGCAAGAGCGTCAAGGATCTGAGCCTCGCCGAGGCGGCGATGCTGGCCGGCCTGTTCAAGGCGCCGACCAAATACGCCCCGCATATCAACCTGCCGGCGGCCCGCGCCCGCGCCAATGTGGTGCTGTCCAATCTTGTCGACGCCGGCTTCATGACAGAGGGCCAGGTGCTGCAGGCGCGGCTGCATCCGGCCGACGTCGTCGACCGCGGCGAGCAGAAGAGCCCGGATTATTTCCTCGACTGGGCCTTCGACGAGGTGAAGAAGATCGCCAAGCCTGGCCAGCATTCGCTGGTCGCCCATACCACTTTCGACGCCAACATCCAGAAGGCCGCGGAAGAGTCGGTCGAGTTCCATCTGAGGCAATTCGGCAAGGAATACAACGTCACCGAAGGCGCGGTGGTGGTGATCGAGACCAATGGCGCGGTGCGCGCCATCGTCGGCGGCCGCGACTACGGCGCCAGCCAGTTCAACCGCGCCACCAAGGCGCTGCGCCAGACCGGCTCCTCCTTCAAGCCCTATGTCTACGCCACCGCGATGGAACACGGCTTCACGCCGGATTCGGTCGTTTCGGGTGGCGCGATCAGTTGGGGCGGCTGGTCGCCGCACAACTATAATGGCGGCTCGGCCGGCAATGTCACGCTGCTCACGGCGATCGCCAAGTCGATCAACACCGTACCGGTGCGGCTTGCCAAGGATTATCTGGGCATCGGTCCGATCAAGGCGATGGCGGAATCGATGGGCGTCGAATCGCCGCTGGAATCGCACAAGACCATGGTGCTCGGCACGTCCGGCATGACGGTGATGGACCAGGCGACCGGCTACAGCGTCTTTGCCCAGAACGGTTTCGTTGGCTCCCGCCACGGCATCACCCAGCTCGTCACCCGCACTGGCGAGGTGGTCTATGACTGGGCCAAGGATGCGCCGCCGCCGCACCGCGTGCTGTCGGAAAAGGCCCTGAAATACATGAACACGATGCTGGCGGCGGTGCCGGCGATCGGCACGGCGCGGCGCGCCCAGCTTCCCAACATCGTCGTCGCCGGCAAGACCGGCACGACCCAATCCTATCGCGACGCCTGGTTCGTCGGCTTCACCGGCAACTACACGGCCGCCGTCTGGCTCGGCAATGACGACTTCACGCCGACCAACAAGATGACCGGCGGCACGCTGCCGGCGATGGTCTGGCAGCGTCTGATGGTCTATGCGCACCAGAACATCGACCTGAAGCCGATCCCGGGTCTCGATCATCCGTGGGTCGACCCGGAGGTCGCGGCCAAGGCCGAGGAAGCGGCGAAGAAGGAAGCCGACGCGGCGGCGGCGCAGGCCGAGGCAGAACGCCCGCCGGTGCTGTCCAGCCGCACCAGCCAGACGCTGCGGGACATGACCAAGGCTTTCCAGGCCGCGCCTGTACTGAACGCCCCCGCTTTGCCGGAGACGCTTTCGGCGCTTTAA
- a CDS encoding TetR/AcrR family transcriptional regulator, protein MTMTAPRDEPAPGNIKVTRADWINLALRTLVSDGIESVRVLTLGQRLGVSRSSFYWYFESRQDLLDQLLKHWHETNTTAIVERARRPADTIIMGVMNVFECWADERLFDPRLDFAVREWARRSDDVRRMIDKADEERLLAIRDMYRRHGYESEDAFIRARVLYYMQIGYYVLDLKEPVEARVSHLAAYLRSFTGQEPTEADVAHFMRFIASR, encoded by the coding sequence ATGACCATGACCGCTCCCCGGGACGAGCCGGCGCCCGGCAATATCAAGGTGACCCGCGCGGACTGGATAAACCTCGCGTTGCGGACGCTGGTTTCAGACGGCATCGAGAGCGTGCGCGTGCTGACGCTGGGACAGAGGCTCGGCGTCTCGCGCTCGAGCTTCTACTGGTATTTCGAAAGCCGGCAGGACCTGCTCGACCAGTTGCTCAAGCATTGGCACGAGACCAACACCACGGCGATCGTCGAGCGTGCCCGCCGGCCGGCAGATACCATCATCATGGGTGTGATGAACGTCTTCGAATGCTGGGCCGACGAGCGCCTGTTCGATCCCAGGCTCGATTTCGCCGTCCGCGAATGGGCAAGGCGCTCCGACGACGTGCGGCGCATGATCGACAAGGCCGACGAGGAACGCCTGCTTGCCATACGCGACATGTACCGCCGGCATGGCTATGAGAGCGAAGACGCCTTCATCCGCGCCCGCGTCCTGTACTACATGCAGATCGGCTATTACGTGCTCGACCTGAAGGAACCGGTAGAGGCGCGCGTCAGCCATCTCGCCGCCTATCTGCGCTCCTTCACCGGCCAGGAGCCGACAGAGGCGGATGTGGCGCATTTCATGCGTTTCATCGCGTCGCGGTGA